The genomic stretch GAGCTGCGGGGCCTGTTccagggcggcggcggcggggtgCCCCTGCccgggggcgcggcgggggccCGGCGGGAGCCGCCGCCCAAGCCCTGCATGCTGCCCGTGCGCTGCGTGCCGacccccgccgccccggggccgcccgaGCCGGCCGCCAGCCCGCTGTCCCCGCCGCCGCTGGACGAGGAGGCCGGGTCCCGCTCGCCGGGGCTGCGGAGGGGGCCCAAGAACCACCGGGCCAGCGAGGAGACCGTGGTGCCCCTGGAGCAGGCGGAGCACCAGTGGCTGGTGCTGGCGGCCGACGGGCAGTGGACGCAGCAGCTCCacgggctgctgctgggcgaCGCCAGCCTGGCGGCTCGCAGGGACTTCATCTCCGGCTTCACCGCCCTGCACTGGGCCGCCAAGAACGGCAACTGCGACATGGTGACCAACATCATCCGAGCGGCCGAGAAGGGCGGCGCCCGTGTCAATGTGGATGCCAGGTCGCATGGTGGCTACACGGCGCTGCACCTGGCTGCCATTCACGGCCAGGAGAAGATCATCAACATGCTCGTCTACAGCTACCATGCCAAGATTGACCTGAGGGACTACAGCGGGAAGAAGCCGCACCAGTACCTAAAGGAAGGGACTTCCCTTACAATTAGACGTTTGCTGGGGGACCCCAGCCTTTCCCAAAACACGGAACACTCCGTGCCCATCAAGAAATCCACAAAGCTTGCGGCTTCAATCTTGAGCTCCACGAGCACTTTCCTGGGAGTCATATCCGATGACATGGCTTTCTATGATCTCACCAAAGGTTTGAGGAGGCCCTCAACTTTAAACAAGCTTCTGACTGCCACTACGGGCCCGAGGAGGAAGCCAAAGATCAGAGGGGGCTTCCCTTCGTATTCCTCACTCTCTGAGgtagcagaggaggaggaagaggttgTCGTGAAACGCAGACCCGTTTCTGAGCTGTTCTTTGGCCACTAGCCTCTGCCTTACTGTGATCAAAATGGTTTAACAGCACGGCTGCTGTCTCAGCTTTCTCTTGCAGAAGCAGTTTGGATATTTTTGTCTCTGTGTCTGTCTTTTTGGATTTTTAGCTGAATCAGTGATAGGGTCCACATCCAAAGGCCACAGCATGaaacccagccccaggtgcctgTGGAAAGGGAGCTGCCAGAAGGTGCTATCCATGCTGTATGTACCATCATGCCGATCTCTTGCTGGAGACCCCAAACTTTATACTTAATGGTTGAAAAACTGAAACAGTATATGTGTGTGTGGACAGGTCAAAATGCCTGAGGTACAGCCTTCTTGATCTGTGTTCTtcagctggagagcagaagCAAGATGAAGGATTGCATATTTTACACTGTGAACAGCAAGCTGGTAGCTGGCTACTTTAACAAGGCTTGTTATCTAATGGGATTAAATTATCAGAGGAAAGATGCATAGTTTTCTATGATGTTTCTGATTATTTTGGTAGTAGAAGAAGGATATTTCTATTTACAAAAATGGTATACTTTTTCAAAACAAAGTTTCTCACTTTGAGAGCTTCTCACTCAGTATTTCACATCAGAAATACTAACATAACAATCTCAATTGTTGCCTGATGCATTTTATTAGATAAATTACTTAAAAAGATAGACCCTGACCTTCATCACTCACGTCATCATGACTTGTCTACCTCAGTTTGAAAGCTTGGCTAGTGGCTGAagattttctctcttcctgAAGGACTTTTTTACCAGGTGGTACTTACCACGTGTCTTGATGATACTGTGAACATTTAAACTTCACTGTTGTTCAATCAACTTTAGCTGAATAAAGAACCTTATTGATAGTGAAAAATTGAACTGAAAACCTGGAAATTGGATCTGTCAGAGTTTCTGAGTAGCCAACTGGAAACAAAGTTAGGCTTGTATGTCTGATTGTTTAAAACTTGGCCCATTTTGACctatttacaataaatatttataaacatgGGGCTATATGTAATGTTAGGTGTTTCATGATAGAACCTCTGCATGACCTCTTGAAGCAGTGTTTATCTCAACAGAATCATTGACCTAAAATGAACTcttcttcttttaaattataaacATAATTGTTCTATATATAGAACTACACATAGCTCAAAAAGCATGCTAACTGCATGTTAGGTTTGCAGTGAGattattattgttttaattACTGCTTGGTTAAAGTTAATGCcaagaggcagagctgtgaacaGAATGTCTGACTTCTGGAGCAAGTCTGCAAAACCAGCATGTTTTCTCTAAAACTGTGATAAAAAACCTGTATCATTGAGAGGTGCTGAAGGTGAGAGCAATGCTGCACTGGCTCTCTTTGGGTTTCTGCACTGAAACACCAGTTTGCATGCTTTGCCTTTCCTTCCAGGTCAGTGACTTGAggaatgtttgtttttttctgccttGCATTAAACCCAGTACTTGTAATTGGTTCTAATTGGCTTGTCCTAAACACCCACAAGGAATGCTGCAGGACTGAAGATGAAGGCACTGCCCTCTTCCCTTCAGAACACTCTCCCTGAAGTTCCTGGAGTTGGTGACCTTCGCTGGGGGTGTGGTCAGAGGTTGCAGCCAGCTCTGATGCACCTGTTCTGGGAGGAGGCTGGATTATTCTGCTCCGGTCTGCTTCTGGATTGAACTAATTAAGTTGTTAAGCAGAGGTTAATGATCAAGCACCTCATGACTTCTATATCTGGAGTagggtttaaaaaaataaaatccaatttGCTCTCTAGCTGTTGGTAACCATTGACCAGCGTGGTCCTTTGAAGCTGTGATTTGTGCTGCACTCTGCCAGCTTGCAGAGTTCTGGGAAAAACAGGGCTCTGTTCTAAAGAGTCTTTCCAAGTGTACAGACATAGAAcatgtttttttctcccctgaaaCCACAGAAGTGTGTGTGTACATTCAGGTTACCTCCGAGGCACTGACACTGCCTGGTGAAAGCGTTCTGTTTCTGTGGGAATTGCAAACACTCCAGTTTGGCTTGGCCTTATGAGAAGTTTGTTCAATAATTATGAGTATAGGCTTGATACCTGTTCAGACAACATTGCTGAACCTTAGTGCTCATTTAGAGTCAAGCCTGCATGAGCCAGAGGCAGGGTTCAAGGATGGAGtgttttgtgtttaaaaacCCCACCTGACTAATCTGGAGAGCATGGCTGTGATTTCACCCCTGGGGAAGTAGGGAGAAGGTTTCATTGCTTCTCTATTGTTTTATCAAAGTCACACCTGAGATAAGACTTCATTGCAACACAACATGTATCACCAAGAAAATTCTGCATGAGTCCTTCCTCAGAGGCATGGAAGCGATGAGCTGGTGTGGTAGAACACGGCCAGCAGCAAGAGCCCTCTAACAGCATTCCCCAGGGAGTGCTGCAGGCTTGGCAGGAGGCTGgtgtcacagagctgctcacaagGCCAGGTGCTGTGGGTGGGGTAGGCTgggccaggctctgccagcaAGTTTGTGCAGTGACTCAGCTCATTCCTCCTCCTGATTGAGCTGATGAAGGCAAAGATGGTATTTAGGGAGGCTGGGATGAGTACACGAAGTGCAGTATAACTTCAGGTGCAGATGAGTACTGAGAGGTACTGAGAACACACTGCTGTCATCTCACAGCTATGTGTAGTGCcttcagtttggagtaaaaCCAGTCCATCAGcctggctgtgttttgggttcCAATGTCACCCTTTAAACCATGGGAAGGGACACTGCAGGGTGATGAGTGATCACGAGAGTGTTTTCCTGCAAAAGGCTAAAGCAGGACTGTTCTATGAATCCCTCAGCTTGACTGGTTCTCCTTAATTATCATTTTCAAGCCCAAATCTGTCTGGCTGAAGGCAGTAGGATTTTCACCTGAATGGATGACAGCTTTATCCAGGATATTTTCACAAGAACAGCTGAGAGGAGAACTGGGTTCTCTCAGCACactgggacaggggctgtgccacaggctgggcaTGCAGCCTTTGAATCCCCGgtccagcccagagctgggagctgcccaaGGCACCATCAAAGCTAAGAGCAGGAAAggtaaaaaccaaaaaacctgaggcctccctggctctgctcctgccccctgGAGAGGGCTGAGTGGTGGGGAAAGCTGGAGATGGAAGGCACAGAtcaggcacaggggcaggacTCAGCAGCTTGGGGGTATTTTGCCTTGGTTTTTAGCCTGCCCTCTCAGCATGTCTCAGTTTTCCTGCTATAAAATGTAGATAATCACCTTGGTCACTTCTTTGAAGTACACAGTCAGTACTGATATGCAAATTGAAATCAAGATAATGTTTTTAGGCCTGTGGGCAGCATGAGCAGTGCCGTTCCCCCACCCTGTGAATGTGCATTCAGTGGAGCGCCTACACAAATGAAAACTAGCTCTGATTTTAGTTCAGCAGCACTAGGGATCAGGAAAGCCACTGTTTGCTGACCCTGGTTCAGTCTCCCTGCTAAGGATAACTTGGTTTGTCTGTTCCTTGGCACATTTTGTTCTGAGGAATATCAGCTCGAAAACCTGCTCTGAAGAGCTCTGCAAACAAACTCCAAACCACAATTCTGCACAAAGGGACAGACTTTGTCCTCTTGGCTGTGGCTGTTTGGGCAGTGTGAGACAGTGTGGTTGTGGTCAGGCTCACAGAGAGTTTTGGCTGTCACCATTCTCTTGTGAGTGCTGCACAGAAACATGGATTATGAAAACCCAGGAAACCCCATTCCTGCACTGCAGAGGAGTTTTAATGAGATTTCAGCTTCATCACAAACCCACAGTCCAGTGGAAGAGTCACAGTAACTCCAAAAGACcaatgggagctgcagccaccagcTGGAGGTAAAAGAAGCATTTCTGGACAGTCCCCTGATTGCCCATTGCTCATCTCTTGCTCCCTTTCTTCATGTTTCCACCATGACCTACATTCCCTGGATGTACTTGCCTCCTGATTTGCATATTAATCTGAATAAAATAGCAGCTTGGCAGTTTTTGCCCTGTCCAGTTGTTTGTACTATTGTGGGACTCCCCAAATTAAGAGGTTGTTAACAGGACTTGGCCAGCCTGTAGCACGGGCACAAACAGTGTGGTGTTTGTTTGCTGAAGGGggagagcaggggcagagcaggacagcacAGATCAAAAACTCTGTGTCCTAATGAAGAATATTTCTATTCCAGCTTCAAGGTTTATTTCAGTAATTTATAAGACAAAGCAAGTCATTAAGCATGTTGAGCCTTTATACTGTGTGTGTAACCTGGAACCATGCAAAATAGATCCATACTGCTAAAATTAGCACAGCTTTAGTACATCTTccctttctgtgaagagaaaATAGAGATGTGCGCAATAAGAATTATCTGGCACTGTTCAGCTTTCATTTTATCGTTAGAACTTCTGCTCTATGCTTGTCCTAGGTAAGGCATTACTTTTGTTCACCTGAAAGCATGAGTTCTTagccaaacccaaaccaccGTTTCCCAAGAGGAAAatcatccatccccatcccttgAGACCCTCCAGACAAGAAGAGAGACTCCAGCTGAGAAGCACAGCAAGCACCATGGAGTCACAGCTGACACAAACCAAATAATGTTAATTTCCACTGAATAGAACCTGACACCCAAACACACAAGCCCTTGATGGGAGCTATTGGGGTGCCAGGCCTTCCCTGGTGTCCTCACCCACAGGTTCCTGCATGAGGCAGATGGTCCCACCACTAAGATTCACCAGTATGGTGACAATAACAAGCTGCAGTGATACAGACAGGCTTTCTCACCATGATTTTTGTGTTGTATTTTCTTCCACCACTCTCCCATGGTAGCTTTCCCCTTTGCAACAAAGAGCTGCGGCTTCACTCCAGGCTGGGATCAGCTGCCGACCAGACCTCTCCAAGCAGCCACTGTGACATTGGTGACACTGACCCTGGGCTGAGACCCAGAGGGGGGTCGTGCAGGCACCAGCCATGCCATCAGGAGCTGTCACAGGGCAGGGGTCTCTGGAGAGATTGTTTCACAAGTGGGTCCCTTTTGAGGTAGTTTGGGATGTTCTTACTCTTCCACCATGGGCTGAGCCCATTACAAAGACCTCTGGGTCTTTATTCACATTTTTAGAAATGTCTCTTATTCTCTAAATAAAGACTATCAGTGCAGCCCACATTGTCTCTCTGTGGATTTATCTATGAGATGACTCAGCTTCAAGGCTCATGTGGTATTTTAGAGTCTCTGATAACCTTTAATGCCTCTCTCATTTAGCAGTGAAATTCAAGTGCTGCTTCTTGAGAGCCTTTTGTGAACCCCAGAGGTTGCACGATTCCTACAGGCTGATTATTCTTTAATGTCTATGTGGGCTCCCTCCAGGCACAGAACATTAGCTTTGCAATGCTGCTctgagtttattttaaaaaatttattcagATGGTTGCCATGAATTCTCAAAGCAGAGAGAACATCCTTCTACTTATTAAATACAGCTCTCACAAGCACAAAACAGATCTTTTTGCGGAGTACATCTATCTAACAGAGAACTCCTGCAGTTCTCTGTTCTTTAATTAGCTCCATATGCAAAACGCCCCAGTGAAGAAAATGAGGCTGGGGTTTagaacaaaataatgaaaatcctTCCATTTAGTGCCCAAAAGGctgaaacagcagctcctggtccAGCAGTGACTCCCACACATTGCAGTGGATGTTAAATGCAGTTCTAAAGGAGTGACTGTGTTTAACATGTCTCAGTCACTGCCAGAACTGCTCCCAGCCGGGCAGGATGCACTGCTGCTGTACACCCGGGCAGgatgcactgctgctgctcccagccggGCAGGATGCACTGCTGCTGTACACCCGGGCAGGAtgcactgctgctgtctccCAGGCAGGATGCACTGCTGCTGTACACCCGGGCAGGAtgcactgctgctgtctccCAGGCAGGatgcactgctgcagcatgCACTACCGCTCCCGCAGGCTCATGATCTGCCTCGGGCAGTACCAGCCATCTTCTCAGCCAACAATCCGGCCCACCTGCTTCGCCCAGCACGACAGGAGCTGTTCTCAGAGCTATTGCAGAGTGTCCCCCTCGGCACTGGTGTGTGGGCGGCCAAGCGAGGTGCCGAGATGGCTCCTGGCATCCCGCAGCTCCCACGCCGGCACAGCGCGGGCAGAGCCGGCGCTTGCGTTCTGCCTCTcgctctccctgctcctcagccccGCTGTGCtgcactctcctggctgccGCTGCCATCAATTCACGGAGACAGCTCCCCGAGGGCTCCGGTTACAATCCTCCATGGAGCGGGGCTCACATTGTGCCTTACCTGGGAGAGGATCAGgtggcaggcagcagccagggctgggcggTGGCGGGGATTCCCGGCCCGCTCTCCTGGAGGGTCAGGCACCGGGGAACTTCTTCATTCCTCGCATTCCCCCCACTCACACAACCTGACTTGGTTTACACAAGGAGTCTCCCGGCACGGGGGCGTTGCCAAGGTGCAGAACTCTCTTTGCAGCTGAGGCTTTCCAGGGCTCCGGGCAGAGGTAACTCAGTGTTCTTGCTGCAGAGGTCACGGGTGGAGGGCTGCTGAGTAATGGTATGAGCAGCAATTATATACAAGCACTGCACAGGGTTTTATTTCCATAATCTCCGCGGATCTGCTTCCCCAAAAGAGCTCCAGTTACTGCTATTGAGAGTTCAAATCTTGATTTTGTCTTTTGATGGTAAAGGGTCAGAAAAAACTCTGTGGAGCAGTGTGGGGTCACAGTGCTGTAAAATGAAGATGCTCTGTGTTTCTGGCCATCTTGCCTTCTACACTGCATGAGCTGAAGCTGGGAAAAAGCTGCCATGTGTTGGTATGGGGATGTAACCAGTGCTCTGAATACCAAACTTTCACCAAAAGGCAATAGGATTCAAGAGCATGTGCTCTTGGCTTCAGTCTGTACTTTCAGAGGCCACAGCTGACCGGAGTAGAAAGGGGCACTTACCATGACTGAGTGTGCTGGTGTGCCAGGAATGCTGCACATGGCTGAGGTCCAGGTGAACTTTCACCATTACCCTCCTAATAAATTTTTAACAAATGATCAATAACACAACTGAGACCCACTTGACAATCCAGACCTGGTGGTGCTTTGAAAGGGATTCTCTGCTTGCCTGCAGAGAGGTTCTGATGCTGCCACTGTGTCAATTTTTCACTTTGCCTGGAACACTGTACCAAGAAGCcaattgttttggtttttttttttttttacaaagttatttttaattattgctCTTTGAAGCATACATGTGAGTGCCAGGTGTGGAAGGGGTAGCAATTGCCCTCCCCATGGCACAATGCCCTAAAAAGATAAGCTAAACAGGGCAGACCTAATTTTCCCCTTAAAAGCAAGGGGAATTATTACAGAACAACTATTTCCAATCAGCTGTTTTTCCCTCAACTAGGAATAATAAGAATAAAATGCACCTTCAAGTCAGGCTTCTCAAATAATGTAAACAGCTCATTTAACATTGCTTGTATTTTCTAAATTCTCCACTGACTCCATTAACATTGCTTCTGTTATTTTAAAGACCATTTTCAAAAGGCAGCTTTCTGATTTATGGATTAAAAACCTGTATTTATGGCCTTCTGAGAACCACTGTGCAGATTACTCACAGGCTCTACAGTGCCTGGTCATTTTCCCTCAGGTATTCAGACAAACACACTTGGCAGCTTGGTCACCGTGCTCCCAGAGTTCTTGTGCCCAGTGACATGCAATTCCAGAGAAGGTTCCTCAGGAGCAGGACAGCTTCTCTCAGGGCTACTTCTGTAGCCAGGACACACAGCACTACTGAAATACTTGGTAAAGCTCAGCATCATGGCACAATGAACATCTATTTCGGCTGTGGAAGAAACCTGAGTTTAATTAGTGGCTGCCTTATTCATGGTCTAGGTATTTGGTTTAGGCTGAATATTGTTCTCACTGAAttcttgcaaacaaaacacagtgAGATTTTAAATACAGCAACATCACTGGTTTGACTCAAAGCAAACACTGGCTTAAAAGAGTTTTGCCAAGGGATTTATATAAAGTCTCACTGAAACTG from Melospiza georgiana isolate bMelGeo1 chromosome 15, bMelGeo1.pri, whole genome shotgun sequence encodes the following:
- the SOWAHA gene encoding ankyrin repeat domain-containing protein SOWAHA, producing the protein MAELDISEEAVMGFLRERGGRVRNTELVSAFRPLLEAAGAGEAEGRAARRERFKAAVNAVATVKETDGVKFVVLKRQFRAAPPAGGDAGAPVPVAIPEPVPVPEPVPVPEPVPVPEPDPAGTPPEEPPGPRAVAELRGLFQGGGGGVPLPGGAAGARREPPPKPCMLPVRCVPTPAAPGPPEPAASPLSPPPLDEEAGSRSPGLRRGPKNHRASEETVVPLEQAEHQWLVLAADGQWTQQLHGLLLGDASLAARRDFISGFTALHWAAKNGNCDMVTNIIRAAEKGGARVNVDARSHGGYTALHLAAIHGQEKIINMLVYSYHAKIDLRDYSGKKPHQYLKEGTSLTIRRLLGDPSLSQNTEHSVPIKKSTKLAASILSSTSTFLGVISDDMAFYDLTKGLRRPSTLNKLLTATTGPRRKPKIRGGFPSYSSLSEVAEEEEEVVVKRRPVSELFFGH